In Lactuca sativa cultivar Salinas chromosome 5, Lsat_Salinas_v11, whole genome shotgun sequence, the DNA window ttgactgtggcTGAGCATTGAATTTAACGTAGACCTTGACTTAGACCTAGGATGCCCGTGAAGGGGTCTTGATATAAGGAATGGTATCTAAGAGGTTGTTTTGTATAGGGCGTAAGTAGAGCCAGTTGCAGGAGCAGAGACGTTCGGCTACTTCAGTCGACATtaaaggtgagttttcctcctaggaacgggtctaaggcaccaatgtcggcccgtttatgtatgatAGTGtatgccggacttcggtccgatgcctgGGGAACctatgtaggtttatatgttttctGGAGTTCGGTCCGATGTTGGGATGGTACCCGAAGAAtgttagtatgcttgatgtctttgtgattcttacatgtgtatgtatttgtatgttcCCGAACTACGGTTCGATGTCGGGGCGGTTCCCgaaaaatgtttgtatgtttccaaATTTCAGTCCAatgttgggcgaggcccgaggaatgtttatatgtctaTAGTTAAGTGGTTACGCTTTTGTTATGTGTATTAGTAGTTATTCTCATATGTATGCTGAGCTTTGCtcaatgtcgggtggggcccgatgctgCGAGGGGCCGATGCCAAATGCGACCAGATGTTGGGTGGGGCCTGATGTTGGACAAGCCAATGCCGGGTTGTGCTCGATGTAGCAGGGCGGAGCCCAATGTATGTTGTATGcgcttatgtgattatgtgtatggtatctagtagtttggggagactcactaagcttcgtccttacagatttcagttttggttttaggtattgccgctagtaaggggaagagctcaggataactgcatgacacacaccacaggGTTTTAGTCTGGGAGGATTCACTATGTTGTTTTcacatatgattttgatatattaatagatgttatgatatttttgagatATATGATTTATGAATTTTATATGATGATTaatacttatggttttattaacgaattaaaatgaaacttttggaccatatttttgggatgtttcaagttgatatcagagccttggtttgagggattcgggcacactctcagatgtgtcagaactcaaacaagggacttggtatgaaaattttctaaagaaaaatcatttttataaaagaactttgaaaatagaaaagaattttaaaaagagaaaatggtatggtgcatgcaatcagccgagctcaagtatgtactcccaaattatccatgcaagtttatgatatgatatgttgtgAGAACTAGAtgttagattagggctaaggatctaagaaggatgccttatgtgcctgttatatgtgtatgagctttatgaaTTGCATGTTAGTATAGATTAGTCGGTGATATGATGGcatgattaggatatgcttgattatgtttactcaatgctcgaatgttgcttgctttgtgcttttaggatttttagctatctttaactaactagtaaaaaaatatgttaagttacatattacaaggactaaataatttcagaaggttaggtttagctctatttcgcagctcttgtctgagtccaaccgttgtagggtaggaccactcattcgaagaattatctaatcttaatgatatgtaatggtattcacgagttagttagggggagatagcagggactccagctgatggcagagagttggttggtgattaccctagggcaagcctaggatgagattagcatgagatcagcagtagtagtagaatggacttggtggagtcgaggcagttcttgaagaaagtatggatagatgtggaaggtattatgggctcgtactactgaaagtagaggattcgtactcgaatcaaggaaggctgagatgaacccaggaaacttgtagtatgtgagatccctcaagttatgatgagtattatgatgtttgttatggtgtattttcagtatgctgACGCTACGCACTAGGCAGTTGGCACTTCAGGCActggtgagggatcaggctcgggctctgGAGCCGGGTAGCTAGATGACCAGATGATGGAGTTCATCTCATCTGAGACCACACGCAACATTGTAGActagactcatgtgatctttggtacgatcaaggagggtatcatggagCTGTTGCATTAGAGACTAAGTGCATTTCGCACTGAGGTGGCAGCCATGATGGGGTCACGCACACTGACATTATAGGATTTCAGAGCCTATGGAGCTCCCgactatcatggggctcgggaccccattgctagtggcAGATGGTTGACAGATGTCTCCAACGCcttccgcaccagcagatgtcccgaggaaGACAAGGTTAGACTTACTTCTTGCTTCCTAAAGGACAGGGCACGGTATTGATGGGAATAGGTTGGGAGAGCTATTGGAGATGATGCCACTATCGATGTGATGACTTAGAGTGATTTCTCATCCAGGTTCAGGGTCGTGTTTTCACCTGTGATAGAGGTGCAACAGCTTGCGAGGGAGTTCTAGGACCTCTAACAGACTACGGAGACGGTGGCCaagatcaccgctatgttcagggagagggacCTTCTCGTTCCGTACTACAAGGAGGACAAGGAGATGAAAAAGTCCTGATATCATAAGATGCTGCGGAGTGATATCCTCCAGTTTGTGAGTCGATCCAGATGCAAGACGTTGGATATGATTGCTAAGGCTCGGGAGAGGGGGttggatttggagatggagagaaagaggaaacCGGATGGGGTTCAGACAGGTAGTTTGGGtaagaagcccaaggtatcaaATTGTAGATCGAGGAGCCAACATGGCTGCAACCGGTGtagcaagtgcggcaagatgcaCGAGGGGGCGTACAGGACGGGGAGTTTAGGCTGCTTCAAGTGCAGCCGAACTGGTCacatgagcagggattgtacatctaccaccaccaccatagcagtttcagatctgatttgctttcagtgcaatcagataGGACACAAAAAGGCCCAATGTCCAGCAGCAGCAGGACAGGTGGCGGCACCCGCTCCTGCCatgttgaggattacagatggctgtCAGGGCCGGGCAGAGGCGCCTACGTCAAGGAGCATGGATTTTTAGCTTACTGGAGAGGAGGCACGTGCAGCTCCTGATGTTGTGACaggatcgttcttagtgaacggtaTATCAGCCAGGGTATTGTTCGATTCAGGGgccacccgatcttttgtgtcgcttGCAATTAGCATGCGATTTgctagagctccaggggagctagattgtcctaTGGATGTAGATATAGCAGATGATAGGAGCGTACGGGTTGCGAGGGTGCATCGGGGATGCACACTACAGTTGTTCGACAAGCAGATTATGTGGATTTGGTCCCCATTCCCCTacaagggaataaggttatagtgggtatggagtggttgagccccaatagggaagtgatcgactgcgagcaacAGATAGTGAGAGTTCGGACTACTAGTGAGGGAGGttagtggttcagggcgagaggccgcaaCGTGGACCAATTTTATGTTCAACAGCGAGGGCGAGGTGCTACCTTCTACAGGGTTGCGTAGGGTAtttcgcctatgttatggataccagGGATAAGGGTAAGGTGACACTAGATGATGTACCGGTCTTGTGAGAGTACCCtgatgtattcccggaggatttgcttgggatacctccggagagacaagtTAAGTTCAGGATTAACCTAGTCCCCGGTGcgactctgatagccaaggcaccatattggtTGGCACCTCCCaaaatgcaggagttgtctacgcagctgcaagtgctgctagacaagggatttatcaggccgagtaatTCTCCATGGGGAGTCCCGATCCTgtttgagaagaagaagaacgggtcacatcggatgtgcatagactactgggagctaaataaggtaacggtgaagaaccgttatcccctcccggggattgatgatttgtttgaccagctacaggttgcatcttggttctccaagattgatctgtgaTCTGGTTATCACTAGATGCGAGTCAGAGActaggatgtccagaagacaactTTTTGGACttgctatggtcactatgagtttgtggtgatgtctttTGGGCTTACCAATGCTCTAGCCGCATTCAtgaacctcatgaaccgcgtgtgcagaccaatgttggaCCGGTCTGTAATAGTTTTCATCGATCAcgtcttggtttactccaagactcaggagcatcATGAGGcgcatctgagggaggtattgCAGACTCTGAGGATGGaaagacttttcgcaaagttctccaagtgtgagttctagttgtgtgaggtgcagtttctggggccccttttcaaccagaagggtattctggtcgatccggccaagatagatgTCGTGATGCAGTGGAAGTTTCCAAGGTCTCCAACTAAGATTCGGAGTTTTCttggtctagcgggttattactgGAGATCCATCCaatatttctccaagatcgttgttcctttgacccgaccgaccaagaagtcggtgacactctattgggggcctgagcagcaagcagccttcgagactctcagacaacgGTTATGCGAGGCATCGATTCTGACTTTGCCGGAGGGCGTCGATGACTTTGTGGTTAACTGTGACACTTCGATCATGAGCATGGGTGTTGTATTGATGTAAcggggtcacgtgatagcttacgcttcgaggcaactgaagcctcacgaggctaactatttGACACATGATTTAGATATGAGGGTtgtggttttttccctcaagatttggtggcattacctctatggggttcgttgtaccatttacacggaccacaagattttgaggtacctcatggataagcagaatttgaacatgaggtagtgtcggtggttagatgtggtgaaggattacgactatgagatcctttaccacccgggcaagaACAACATGGTGGttgatgctctgagccgcaaggcagTAGTGACCCCGATTTGAGACAtatttttgagtatgaaattgaTTAATCCATTGCTAGAGCGGATTAGACCGGCGCAGGTTGAGGGCCTGAAAGAAGAGCGCCAGAAGTGCGAGCGGATCGTAGGCCGggtggcctcatttgattatgacagCCGAGGGTTGTtaaccctgcatgggagggtctgggttccatactggggcggagtatgacatgttttgatggatgaggcccacaagtcgaggttctccatccatcccgggggcgacgaagatgtatcgggatcttcaccCTGATTACTGGTGCCCCTGCATAAAGCGTGATGTAGCATGGTATGTAGAGTGGTGcttaacctgcaggaaggtcaagccAAGCACCAGCGaccccacgacaagatgcagccattggatacTCCCGTGTgaaaatgggaggatatcaccatgtatttcatcaccaagcttcccaagaccgcacgtggagtagactctatatgggtcatcgtggatcggttgaccaagagtgctcgtTTTATcccaatccaggagagtatatcggttgAGAAGCTGGCAGAGATCTACGTGTGTGAGGTAGTGACACGACATGGAGTGTctgtctcggtggtgtcagaccgagatgtccttttcacttccagattttggaagcggtttcacgacgagatgagTACTCATCTccacttcagcaccgctttccaccctcagatggatggacagagcgagaggacgattcagactctcgaggacatgctacgcgcatgtgtattggattttagtggcagttgggatacgtatcttccgttagcggaattttcgtataacaatagctACCGCCAAGGTTGTCAAAATCGTGATCTTAATCATAAGATCGCGCGATCTTATGATCTTACCTCCAAAAAACGAGTCGGGTCGTAGTAGGATCGGAGATTGCGTAGGATCGCACACGAGATCGTAGGAGCGCACCACGAATCGTAAGATCGCAATACGATCCGATCCTACATTTGGgtttatgttaattttttttaaatagtttaCCACTTTAccccaagcccaaggtccattTACTTCAAGTCCATATCCATTTACGATTTGCTGATTGTTTTAGTGGGTCTTGagtcttgactcttgaatttctaaGCTAATTAACCCTAGGTAGAAAGTAAAAGAAAGTAAGAAACTAAAAGTCAGTTGTCGTCTTCTAGATTTCTACATTCTCTCTTGCTTCATCGATGTCATCCTTATGAAGAAACAAGAAATCACAGATCATCTTTTAAGTTTAATCATTGATGTTTTGAACTAAAGAAAATAGGTACGTTTGACAATTTATTTCATGATTGCATCTTCTTCTCTATTCTTGTTAGAAAATCTAGCCTCATTTTTTTAAGAAATATTTGCTGGTTGCTTGATCATTCAGAAACGAAAATGTAGCCTCATTTTTTTAAGAAATATTTGTTGATTGTTAGAAAATCTTTGACCCTGTTCTTGTTTTAAATTTCTCAGCATATAGCAACTCATATTTTATAGTTGTTTAATAAAACCCTCATAATTgatataaaagaaaattttgaccCCTCACAGTCATTTTCCACTTTGCCGTCTTTATACTTTTTGTGCTAAAAACATGAGTAATATGTTTCTGTTTTGTATTATTGTTAGTTTATTATCCCTAATTATTATTAACTAGTTATTCAATTAttaatgttttgtatcataaatgcATAATGTATATTTGCAATTTCCTACTAAATTACATATAACGTCACTTTGCATCATGAATTTAATATCTTCGTTAATAAATTAGTTTCTCAAGTCATAAAACTTCCAGGGGGTTTTAAATTCTTAATGTCATAAGTAGATATTGGTTTGTTTAATATTTTGGTCCATGTCCCTTTACCAATATTCCTATTGTATGTAACTATATGTAATTCTAATTTTCTAATATTTTCTAACTTATACAGCTATGACAGAAAATAATTCCGGATCGACACCTGCAACTACCTTCACACAACCAACAACAAGTAGAATAAGAAAAAATGCTTCTAGGTCTAGAACAGATCCTGGTTGGCTGCATGGTAAAGATTTGGGTAATCGAAAGGTGCAGTGTACATTTTGTGATTCTATAAGCACCGGTGGGATATTTAGATTCAAGCATCACTTAGCTCGCACACGTAATAATGTCTTAGCTTGTGAAAAGGTTCCTGAAAATATTAGGGTACAATTCGCTCGTTTGTTGGAAGACAGTGATACAACAACAAAGAAAAAGAGAGGCGTATTTTCAATCGATGAAGATGACGAGGCCTATGAGAGGAATGTTAGAGGAAATAACTTGAAGAATTTTGTTTCAAAAAAAGGAAAAGTTCAAAAAACATTGAATACAATTTATAAGAAGGATGAACGGGAAAGAGTTTGCCAACAAATTGCAAGGTTTTTCTACACGAGTGCCATCCCCTTTAATTGTGTAAAAAACCCCGAGTTTCATAAAATGATTGATATGGTTGGTGAATCTGGAAGAGGCCTTAATCCTCCTTCTTACCATGAAATACGAGTTACATTGTTGAAAAAGGAAGTTGATTACACCAAGTCATTAGTGGAAGATAACAAAAGGGAGTGGAAAAAGACTGGTCGCACATTAATGAGTGATGGATGGAGTGATCGGAAAAACCGATCGATATGTAATTTTCTTGTAAACAGTCCTAGAGGGACCATCTTTTTAGCATCAATCGACACATCTAATATTATCAAGACAAAAGAACATGTATTTGCAATGTTAGATGACTTCGTTGAAAAAATAGGAGAGGAAAATATTGTTCAAGTAGTGACAGATAATGCTGCAAATTATAAGGCAGCTAGAGAAATGTTAATGAAAAAGAGGAAGAAACTTTTTTGGACACCATGTGCACCTCATTACATTGATCTAGTGTTGGTGGATTTTGAAAAAAAGATTGAAGAACATAAGGAAACCATCACAAAAGGAAGAAAAATAACAAGCTTCATCTATAATAGGTGAtgattgattatttatttattttatatagtgtTTCTTATATTTCTTATAACAAATTTCATTTATAACAGGTCACGATTGATTTCTATGCGGAAAGAATTTACAAAAGGGAAAGAACTCCTTAGACCTGCAGCAACAAGATTTGCCCCTACTTATCTTACACTTGGTCGTTTGTTTGAATTGAAAGGCGCTTTGATCTCGATGTTTGCTTCCAAAAAATGGTTGTCTACTAACTATGCAAGAATTGATGTTGGAAAGAATGTTGAGGATATAATTATGGATCATCAAGGATTTTGGCCATCAGTTGTGACGTGTCTAAAGGCCGCGAGTCCTCTAATGAAGGTTCTTCGTTTGGTTGATTCAGATTCTAAACGATCCATGGGTTTCATTTACCAAGACATGGTAAATGCAGAAAACAAAATTAAATCAAACTTTAAAAATGTCCAGACAaggtatttgatttttttttttgtcgaTATTTTTAGTGTTTAATTTAGAACTATCTCATATTTcttatttgtatatatttttagGTATGAACCCATCCATGAGATCATTAACGAAAGATGCTATAATCAACTTAATAAGGTGCTCGATGTGGCGGGTTATTTCTTGAATCCAATGATGCAATATAACTCTGACTTTGAGAATACAGGATGGATTAAAGGTGGATTATACATGTGCCTGGAAAGAATGTGTGGTGATGATGAGAACCTAGCAAAGACGATTGATTATCAATTTGATCAATTCACTAATGCAAGAGGGCTATTTGGTTTTAATGTA includes these proteins:
- the LOC111910597 gene encoding uncharacterized protein LOC111910597 codes for the protein MTENNSGSTPATTFTQPTTSRIRKNASRSRTDPGWLHGKDLGNRKVQCTFCDSISTGGIFRFKHHLARTRNNVLACEKVPENIRVQFARLLEDSDTTTKKKRGVFSIDEDDEAYERNVRGNNLKNFVSKKGKVQKTLNTIYKKDERERVCQQIARFFYTSAIPFNCVKNPEFHKMIDMVGESGRGLNPPSYHEIRVTLLKKEVDYTKSLVEDNKREWKKTGRTLMSDGWSDRKNRSICNFLVNSPRGTIFLASIDTSNIIKTKEHVFAMLDDFVEKIGEENIVQVVTDNAANYKAAREMLMKKRKKLFWTPCAPHYIDLVLVDFEKKIEEHKETITKGRKITSFIYNRSRLISMRKEFTKGKELLRPAATRFAPTYLTLGRLFELKGALISMFASKKWLSTNYARIDVGKNVEDIIMDHQGFWPSVVTCLKAASPLMKVLRLVDSDSKRSMGFIYQDMVNAENKIKSNFKNVQTRYEPIHEIINERCYNQLNKVLDVAGYFLNPMMQYNSDFENTGWIKGGLYMCLERMCGDDENLAKTIDYQFDQFTNARGLFGFNVAKLTRKEKTPVDW